From Daphnia magna isolate NIES linkage group LG2, ASM2063170v1.1, whole genome shotgun sequence:
TGCTCCCTTTTCACAATTTATTCTTTGCTAGTTTAAGATTCGTCTAGGTACTCTAACGCGAGaatttttatgttattgttataGCGCACGTAAATCCCAGCTTTTACCAATCCGTTTCACTCGAAACGTAAACAAGAAAACCGTAGAAACGTTCTCGTGTAAAAGCAGTTTACATCTACGTATAAGAAAAGTTGTCGATTTCAAAGACAAATAAACGTACCATAAATAACCAATATTCGTGAAAAGCTGTAATAATgagaaatatttcaaaatcacAAGGAATActataaaattttctttgtgaaATTTTTAACCAATGGTTTTAGAAagaggttttaaaaaaatgaatttaagtCGCTGCAATTCATTCATTTCGCGTCCAGATGGCGTTGCGAACGTCAAGCTCCCCTACCTCCTTCTTTTTGAGCTTTATaataagtttgtttttttttgcacttcCGTGGTTTTTGTCAAACAACTCTCTAATTTGCCTGGAAATTTTAATGTCgcagcctttttttctttgagatTTGTTTTCTCGCCGTTGTTAGACACAAGAAGCGGTATATATTATCGCTGTATTAGTGGTTGTGTAAGTTGTTTGTGACGCGTGTGTATACACACAAGACTCGGTGATGGCGGCCTCCAGCCAATCTCATGACCACGTTGCGACCCATATCACGGAAAGGGATAGAGATAGAGAGAGTGAAGCTTACGCATTATTGTCATTGAAAACAGCCCCAACGAGTCCTGGTTCAGGTAAATTTGCTAGTATGTTGCTGTACTTTTTtaacatttgtttgttttgttaaacCAAGTTACAAATTTTGTAAACAATCTTCTCGAGCATCCTAACTGTTGCCTGTTCAAAATTCAAAGACCtgtgtttatattttttatgcttttcatatttattttcatAGCCCACCATTGGAACCATGGAGGTGAGGCAAGAGGACCAGTGGCGATTGCAAGGATTGAAGGACGAGAGTTTGAATTTCTTGTTCGACAAAAAAGGATAGTGATCGGACGGAATTCATCCAGAGGACAAGTAGATGTTAATATGGGTCATTCTTCATTCATATCAAGACGCCATTTAGAAGTCTATTTTGAACACCCATTTTTTTACATGATCTGTAATGGGAAAAATGGTGTATTCGTTGATGGAGTATTCCAAAGAAAAGGAGCTGCACCTCTGCAACTTCCAAAAATGCAAGTTTCTCATTgcaattttaatttgatttcttaaaataatgaaaatctTTTTCAGGTGTGTCTTTCGTTTTCCCAGCACAAATATAAGACTGATGTTTCAATCTCTTGTTGATGAAACTGGACCACCACCGAACCTTGGGAACCAGTTTCCAACCAATGCAAATTTGTCATCTGGGTCTACACCAACAACACAACTTGGTAAAAAGGAGGCTTGAGATATTTAACAGCTAATTATTTTAAACatactataatttttttaatttgatctttAGCTCCTCCATCTCCATTTAAGAGAAAAGCCCCATCCACTCAACAGCAACCTCATTTAGCTCCGCTAAGAATTAACATACCCATTGGAGAGGAAGAAACGGAAGCTTCGAGTCCTCTTCCATCACCCACGGGAACGATTAGCGCTGCCAATTCGTGCCCGGTCAGCCCCAGAGAAGGAAGTCATAGTTTAGGTCGTAGCCATTTTGGCGGATTCTCTCACTTTCACCATGAGTTGAATCCTTCCTCATCGCACGGCCATGGAACAGCTACTGGTTATACTTCAGGTTCAGGCCAAGATCTAATACAGGACCATAGTCCAGGAGCCGAAGGCGGGAATGATACAAAAGACGACAGCAAGCCCCCGTATTCTTACGCTCAGCTAATCGTGCAAGCTATTTGTACGGCCCCCGACAAGCAATTGACACTCAGTGGTATTTATTCGTACATCACGAAGAACTACCCCTATTATCGTACCGCTGACAAAGGATGGCAGGTGAGCGTTTTTGTGTTCATTCTTAAAGCAGAACACTCTTTTTTACGTTACTCTTTTTACGTTTGTATCGTTAATCACGGATAGAACTCCATCCGCCACAATCTATCACTGAACCGTTATTTTCTGAAAGTACCTCGGAGTCAAGAAGAACCAGGGAAAGGTTCGTTCTGGAGAATAGACCCTACTAGTGAATCGAAGTTGGTTGAACAAGCCTTCCGCCGTCGAAGGCAACGAGGCGTCCCTTGCTTTAGGACACCCTACGCAAGGTGAGAACTCGTTACATTGCCATTTAAACCTGGACGTAAAGTAGTCCGTACATActtaatttgtttgtttgtttttcttgtgctTTCCAGAAGTGCCCCCCCCTACTCACGGTGGGATGCCAAACATGTCTGTCTCCGGCTTGGCAACACCCGATTGTTTATCTAGAGAGGGATCTCCTGGACCAAGTAAATAAAATCTTCAATCAGAGACCGAGAAACAAGCTAAAATAGTTGTATGTCACTTTTATGCAACAGTGTCCGAGCCATACGGAGACGTTGTCAATAGCCAAGGAGTGGCACAGCATCTGGAAATAAAGAGTAGTAGTCGACCCAATTCACCATTTTCTTTACACCAAGGAACTGGAGTAGTAGTACAGTCGAATCATCCAACTCATGTGGTAGTCTTGCAACCTACTCAACTCGCGCATGGTAGGTTTAATCAGTTTAATTCTAAATGTAATGCTGATCGTAGCTCTAACCGTTTCCATTTCCGTATAAACACTCttgatgttgttttttttttgtttttttttctttctatttacGAGGTAATGTTTTCCCAGGCTTTACCTagtgtttttatttccactaaattatttcttttgcgCAAGCAATAGAAATTCCAACATATTTTACACCGTGAATTCTTGCACCAGTTTTCCCCTTATGCGGATAACCGTCTAAAATAAATTGTGTTTTGTTCTTTGCAGGACCGACAGCTAACGGCGGATCGGAGAGTAGTTACCTGGGAGGAACACAGGCCTCAGTCATTGTGCCCTTTGTAACTACCTACTCATCATTTGGAAGCGCAAGCAATTCCAATGGTGGAAACGAGTCCTTAGCCAGCCTGCAGCCCAGTAGTATTAAACGGACCTATCCTCCTGCATCTTCAAGTCCTGCACCAGTCAACGCTGGAATAAGTAACACTGGACCGTGTTTTGAGGGAAACGAGAAGAAAATTAAACTCGATACTGAGGAAGAAAGTGAAAAGTAGACCAATGAAACTTTTGGTTGCATATGTCAGTAAGATATAACAAAAGCGTCTAATGTTGGTGGGCATTTCCCATATTCAAGTAATCGATGCATCATGGCTGGGAAAGAGAACATGTAACTTTCTTGCTATCGCATCcacgtctttttctttttattgagTGCTGGACGATACCTTCACTTCGTTTCCCTTGATTCTTCATCGTAGTAAACTGAAAGTTCAGCTCCGATATAAAGGACTTCTCTTTGTAATTGTCGATTTAAAGCAGTGTAGTGTTTACTCGTTTTGCCTGAATTTCTTCTTAATATACTTGCGATATATTTATCTCGTATCACCACAACGGTTAGGAATGAAATCCCAAGGACGCTGCTTACATGAGACTTGTGCTGTGTAGATGACTCCAGACATCGCTGTATGCAGATTCACCTTCGTTTCGTAGTCTTGATTCGAGTTTTAAACGTCGCCTTGCGTTTTGACAAGTTATTGACCCATTTCACGTTACTTTGCTTTAACCCAACCTGTTAAATAGCAGACTCACGGTCTCTTGTTGTGTAACGTGTATTATTTTCCCACTTGATGAAGTGGCATGTAATTGTTCATCCGTCATTGAAATACAACGCAATGTTCGAAATGATAATGCTATTTCAGATTGATGGGTTACAAGGATTGTATTAATTTTTGACAACCAATACAAAAACCTCAAGAAGTAGCGTGATTTTACTTTTTGTAACCACAAGATGACCTGCGACCACGAGCACGTTCGAATTTTCGTCCCTTGGAGCGAACCAATGGCTTGGTATGTGATCCAGGAACACCAGGAGCAGGTCCAAAGTGTTTGTTGGCTTCCCTAGCTTTACGTTTTCCTTGAATTAGGACAGTATTTTTGCCTGTTGGTGCTCTCAAAGCCAACTGATCAAAAGTCAAGACATGGCCACCAGCTTTCAGGATACGGGCTCTAGCTCTCTCAGTTGCATGTAATGCACAAACCTAAACATAAGATGGTATAAGTTGGATGCCAAACACAAATGGAAAGAAGAACGTACTGTGAGCTTTGGGATTTTGAAGATCCTAGGATCATCTGTCAAAGTTCCAACAACAACCGCAATCTTGCCTTCCCTACCAGCCTTTTTCATGTGTCTTGACAGGCGAGACACAGATAGGGGAGGACGGTTAATTCTCGACATAAACAAGCGTTTCAAAATGATGCGATTGAACTTGGCCTTGGTTCGTCGAGCCAAAAACCTGTACAACTGTAGGTGACACACATTAAAAGTAACTCTTTTGACATTCTAGGAGATTTCCAAATACGTACTTTCACCAAAAGTCGAAGATACACATCTTCAGACCTGGGTTCACGTCGAACGACTTTACGGTCATATTTGTGGTTGATGTCGATACCCTGATAATAGAAACACAAGAGTCACTTTTAAGAAAATTCGTCCAATACTATGTACAGATAAATTCGCTTGCAATAAATTAACGGAAAACATAAGATGGAATAGATAATAAGCGATGAAACGAGCTCCTTACCATGTTTCTTTACCACTAGGGACCAACGAAGAGAAGAAACCCTATTCAAtgattttggtcgaatgaAACACAGGGTAACGGCAACATCGCATTTGGTAGTTTCTAGGACGTTGCCTAGAATACAAATTATAAAAGCATTTAAAGACGCTGTTATAACGTAACGAAAATTActttacaaatatttttttaatattttcacATACCAATGTATTATATCAATAAATATATTAAGTCAATATAATTTGAAAAAGCTTCAGAAAGTAAGTGTAATACGGCCTGCTACATTTATGGCCGGTTATCGGGCTCCATACTCTCCATTAGGGAAACTTTTGGGTACCCACTCATTCTGGCAATGAAGTGGCGCGACCTGGTGATGGAATTCCCAtcgtctttctctttttggaTATGAAGACAAATCAATATCAATATAACATATCACTATAAATGCAGTTGGAACAATTTTCTACACCGAAGGTTCAAAAATCCAATCATACTTTTCGAttctttccccttttgttTCATGTCTTAAAACTAAACAATGTTACCCAAAATCATTCAAGTATTTCATATCGAATATTTTAAACACTTTCAACAGTTTCCATTATTGAATTGTCAATCTTCAAGCTTCAACCTACATTTTACattaaaataaatatcttCGAAATTCTCGCCCAATAATGTTTTTTGAATCCCTGTCGTCAAATCATTTGTAGTTCATTCATTATATTGTTAGCCGTTTATTCGTTCCATATTCATTTATAATGTTTACTACATATATTTTACCCTTTTTTAATTGGGCCCACAAAGTAGTTGTATAGGTGAACGCTAGGTGCTCTAGTTCATAGCCAGAAAAAGTTCCTCCCCTTGGGTATGGCCTTAAGACCGCCCATAAGTTAAGCAGGCCATGGCAATAGTTATTTGCATATAACTATTGTGTACCAACACTTGTCTGCTAGAAATTGAAATTTCTATTTCCATTTGTTATTTGTTATGGTTGATTTAATGGTAAAGTGAATTGTATTAATGTGTTTCCTTTTGTCATGAGGCAAGTTATTTCAAAACTTTCCAATTTGTTAGTCACTACACTTACCTTTTTATGAGACGTTATACTAAATTACAAATATTTGCGTATCGCCTACAGAGTAGGGAGATTTTGCTGACGTGGCCATCatagaagaggaaaaaaaaatgagctggCTTAACACCTCTAGCATTGCAAACCTGGCAAAAAGTGCATTGAAAGAAGCTCAAAAAACCATAGACAAGGCCCTAGATATAAGAGAATCAGATGCAACAAACCAGCAACAATCAAACAAACCAATTGATAATGGTATTTTGATAGAAAACTGTTATCAGTTTAAATTGAATAACCAGTTCTTTTTGTAAATCTCCATTAAAGAAATTCTTGGACACTTTCTTGAATCCTTTAACCTGGTGAAAGAGGGAAATGATCCACCTGATGAAACCAGAATAATCTCAGGagatgttgttgttgctgaacccaACTCAAGCACTGAAGTTGAAACTAATAAACAATGTAATTGATATATCtattataaatttattgaATGTTTAGCTGGGAGTGCATTACTAATGGTTATCACGGTTTTCAAGCAGTAGTTTTTCATGCTGTGGAGTCCAGTGTACTTCAACCACTATTTTCACCAAAATCCTTAACTGCTACTAAGGATGTTGGTGATATTGATGAATCATTGACTTTGACTGAGGACTTGGGGAAAAAGACTTCCAACTTGGTAAGAAATTCTAATACATgtagagcaaaaaaaaattatttagataGTTCATTCAGTATACTGAGTATACCAGCAAAGTCCtataatatttttctttcaaaaatttttcaattttcttttacaaaaCCCCccataaataataaaaaatattcctATTTCATACTGATTTAGCCTGACCAGGTGGTTACGACCGATAGTTTAGAAGATTGGAACGTAACTGAAAGCTACCATAGCTCTACTGTGTCAGTGTCGAGCTCTGTTACCGTCATTAGTCCCGAAAATGATTCGATCGATATGGATTGGAAGAGTGATACGAAAAGCGATGCGAGAGATGAAACTTCCAATCACCACACCATAGAGAACAGACCAGTGTCAGCAGTGCTATCAGGTTGGTTCCAAGTCGTCAGAGGTTTTCAACGTGAAAGGATTAAAACCTTTTAAAGCTTTACTTCAGAAGCGATGAAAGATTCGATGAAAACAGAAACATCGGCATCTGTCTCGGGTGACGAGATTGAAACAACCGCTTCATCAGACATTGAGATCGTCGCAAGTCCCCAAGCAGGCATAAGACAAATCTTGCCTCCAATGCGTTCGAGAAGCAACGAGTCAAAAACTCATAGTCGGAAGCCGTCCGCAGGTTCTAGTGATGATAGCGTGACTTCCGGGGGGCAAGATTCAGAGCTCCACAACGAAAAATGCAATCTTATTCACCTAAATCAGATAATCGAAGTGAGTTAAcatcaaaatatatatttttttaactttcagccttttctgtgttttttttttaaatatgtaaacaaaattaaaggCTAGGGATAACCAACTGCAGGAGTTTACCAGGAAATTTTATGCGTTGTCAGAAGAAGTCGAACGGGCCAAATCGCAATTGGCTAATGGTGAAAAAGAACGAATTGCACTAAATGAAACCATTCGCCGACAAACAGACGAATTCGCTATACGGTTGTCATCAATTGAAAAACGTTATCAACAAGTGCTAGCTGAACGGGATTCACTAATCAAGAAACTCGAAAAAGTTCAATTAAATCATGAAACATACGCCAACTTAACAGACGATCTAAAcgaaaagaatgaaacaatTCAACAATTAAGGCTTGAAGGCGAAAAGTTATCTAAACAACATCTGCAGCAATCgaatattataaaaaaattgcgaACCCAAGAAAAGGAAGACGAAATTCGTTGCAAACAATTGAAGTAACTACATTTCATCTCACCTCCATTGAAACTGTATACTAATCTAGTATTTCAAATTCTACAGAGATCAAAacgaagatttaaaaaatgaagttgaacGTCTGAATAGAAGTTTGTCAGCCAAGGAAGAACTTGAGAAGAACCAAATAGAAGCTGTAAGTTAACATGCCCTTCGTACTACAAATGCAGACTGTTGTATTATTGACCATGGATGATGCAGGTTAGGCAGTCTGCAATTGTTAACAATCAGTTGGAAAAGGAGGTTCTTGCTAACAAAGTAATGATGCGCGAAAAACTGGCGGAAGCCGATTCTTTGAGGGCTGCTTTAGCTGAGGTCGAACAAAAACTGATTGAAGAAAGAGCCGTGGCTGCTATACAAAATTCTGCTGAAACTGAGCGCAGTCTTAGCGCCGAAGTAGCTCTTCGTCAACGTCTGCAGCTAGAATATGAAATTTCTAGTCGCGCGTTtgaggaagaaaaacaagcgcTCACCATGCGTTGCCAAGAACTCGTTCACTCCCTTGCTGAAGTCGATTGCGATCGATCAAAGTATTTCTTGCCTTTAAAAAAGATCATCAAAAAACAacataattattttatttgtttctctAGAGAACGGGAGCGGATACATGCTGAGGTTTCGCGGTTAATGCACAGACTACAAGAAGCTGAATCACGTAGCGATGAACTGTCTCAGGTACCGCCATTCTTTTTCCAGTTGATATTTCATCAGTTagtttataattttatttgttattttttcatcGCTATTTTTGGTGCATGAAAAGGCCTTAACAACGGCAACGAAGCCTTTACTACGACAAATTGATTCTCTGCAACATGCATTATCCTCCCAACGCTTGGCAGAGGAGAAATCGGAAAAACTATTTCAGGAAAAACTTGGTAAGGCATAATAACAATATGAA
This genomic window contains:
- the LOC123470038 gene encoding TATA element modulatory factor-like isoform X1, which gives rise to MSWLNTSSIANLAKSALKEAQKTIDKALDIRESDATNQQQSNKPIDNEILGHFLESFNLVKEGNDPPDETRIISGDVVVAEPNSSTEVETNKQLVFHAVESSVLQPLFSPKSLTATKDVGDIDESLTLTEDLGKKTSNLPDQVVTTDSLEDWNVTESYHSSTVSVSSSVTVISPENDSIDMDWKSDTKSDARDETSNHHTIENRPVSAVLSEAMKDSMKTETSASVSGDEIETTASSDIEIVASPQAGIRQILPPMRSRSNESKTHSRKPSAGSSDDSVTSGGQDSELHNEKCNLIHLNQIIEARDNQLQEFTRKFYALSEEVERAKSQLANGEKERIALNETIRRQTDEFAIRLSSIEKRYQQVLAERDSLIKKLEKVQLNHETYANLTDDLNEKNETIQQLRLEGEKLSKQHLQQSNIIKKLRTQEKEDEIRCKQLKDQNEDLKNEVERLNRSLSAKEELEKNQIEAVRQSAIVNNQLEKEVLANKVMMREKLAEADSLRAALAEVEQKLIEERAVAAIQNSAETERSLSAEVALRQRLQLEYEISSRAFEEEKQALTMRCQELVHSLAEVDCDRSKERERIHAEVSRLMHRLQEAESRSDELSQALTTATKPLLRQIDSLQHALSSQRLAEEKSEKLFQEKLAFLENQLLSAHQKGTADHETYIAMQDQINDLSEKCKLAKEENQKLILELQCEKNHCLTLEQARKKDNVSMELMKSQLVEELTLLRNKMAVLENDYEKQTIALEEERKKTSHLLIRFQEKELEYRVFPADLQNSGSIGRKLTSTTDVVSRSSSPTPSLGKLSLSGSFTESHSSNPWNPADELFDGGVVTPVPKSTLYDTMRAGSYTAVFESLQAQLKTRDGEVTQLQQELQSQEKSRDSLAKELTEMINSNQELSRRLSLLEMLHQEYEDLKTKYNALLQMYGEKIEENEELRLDLLDVKEMYKAQIDHLMKT
- the LOC116917861 gene encoding LOW QUALITY PROTEIN: forkhead box protein K2 (The sequence of the model RefSeq protein was modified relative to this genomic sequence to represent the inferred CDS: inserted 2 bases in 1 codon) is translated as MAASSQSHDHVATHITERDRDRESEAYALLSLKTAPTSPGSAHHWNHGGEARGPVAIARIEGREFEFLVRQKRIVIGRNSSRGQVDVNMGHSSFISRRHLEVYFEHPFFYMICNGKNGVFVDGVFQRKGAAPLQLPKMCVFRFPSTNIRLMFQSLVDETGPPPNLGNQFPTNANLSSGSTPTTQLAPPSPFKRKAPSTQQQPHLAPLRINIPIGEEETEASSPLPSPTGTISAANSCPVSPREGSHSLGRSHFGGFSHFHHELNPSSSHGHGTATGYTSGSGQDLIQDHSPGAEGGNDTKDDSKPPYSYAQLIVQAICTAPDKQLTLSGIYSYITKNYPYYRTADKGWQNSIRHNLSLNRYFLKVPRSQEEPGKGSFWRIDPTSESKLVEQAFRRRRQRGVPCFRTPYARSAPXPTHGGMPNMSVSGLATPDCLSREGSPGPMSEPYGDVVNSQGVAQHLEIKSSSRPNSPFSLHQGTGVVVQSNHPTHVVVLQPTQLAHGPTANGGSESSYLGGTQASVIVPFVTTYSSFGSASNSNGGNESLASLQPSSIKRTYPPASSSPAPVNAGISNTGPCFEGNEKKIKLDTEEESEK
- the LOC123470038 gene encoding TATA element modulatory factor-like isoform X2, with protein sequence MSWLNTSSIANLAKSALKEAQKTIDKALDIRESDATNQQQSNKPIDNEILGHFLESFNLVKEGNDPPDETRIISGDVVVAEPNSSTEVETNKQLVFHAVESSVLQPLFSPKSLTATKDVGDIDESLTLTEDLGKKTSNLPDQVVTTDSLEDWNVTESYHSSTVSVSSSVTVISPENDSIDMDWKSDTKSDARDETSNHHTIENRPVSAVLSAMKDSMKTETSASVSGDEIETTASSDIEIVASPQAGIRQILPPMRSRSNESKTHSRKPSAGSSDDSVTSGGQDSELHNEKCNLIHLNQIIEARDNQLQEFTRKFYALSEEVERAKSQLANGEKERIALNETIRRQTDEFAIRLSSIEKRYQQVLAERDSLIKKLEKVQLNHETYANLTDDLNEKNETIQQLRLEGEKLSKQHLQQSNIIKKLRTQEKEDEIRCKQLKDQNEDLKNEVERLNRSLSAKEELEKNQIEAVRQSAIVNNQLEKEVLANKVMMREKLAEADSLRAALAEVEQKLIEERAVAAIQNSAETERSLSAEVALRQRLQLEYEISSRAFEEEKQALTMRCQELVHSLAEVDCDRSKERERIHAEVSRLMHRLQEAESRSDELSQALTTATKPLLRQIDSLQHALSSQRLAEEKSEKLFQEKLAFLENQLLSAHQKGTADHETYIAMQDQINDLSEKCKLAKEENQKLILELQCEKNHCLTLEQARKKDNVSMELMKSQLVEELTLLRNKMAVLENDYEKQTIALEEERKKTSHLLIRFQEKELEYRVFPADLQNSGSIGRKLTSTTDVVSRSSSPTPSLGKLSLSGSFTESHSSNPWNPADELFDGGVVTPVPKSTLYDTMRAGSYTAVFESLQAQLKTRDGEVTQLQQELQSQEKSRDSLAKELTEMINSNQELSRRLSLLEMLHQEYEDLKTKYNALLQMYGEKIEENEELRLDLLDVKEMYKAQIDHLMKT
- the LOC123470037 gene encoding 60S ribosomal protein L18-like — translated: MGIDINHKYDRKVVRREPRSEDVYLRLLVKLYRFLARRTKAKFNRIILKRLFMSRINRPPLSVSRLSRHMKKAGREGKIAVVVGTLTDDPRIFKIPKLTVCALHATERARARILKAGGHVLTFDQLALRAPTGKNTVLIQGKRKAREANKHFGPAPGVPGSHTKPLVRSKGRKFERARGRRSSCGYKK